The Diabrotica undecimpunctata isolate CICGRU chromosome 3, icDiaUnde3, whole genome shotgun sequence genome includes the window GCGAAAAAATGTGAAGAATATCGAATAATAAGCCATCTCCtgaaaccttttttaaaaactatacatAAAAGCATATATAAAAAGTGTGAAAAACACATAATTTTGAAACACCAAATTTGAACATAAATATTTGAAGGTTAACTTCAAATGAAATACATAACAAGACGATGTGATAGCATCCCAAAGGTTAAAAAGAAGTACAAACACGAAATAAATGGATCCAAAGAAGGCACAAAAACACACAATATCTAATCAAATCTGAAATCAATCAAATCAATATCTGATATCAAATAAAAACCCAAAGATTACACACAGCAGATAAAATTATAGGAGCAAGATGAAGAGAACAGAACGAACAATAAAGAACAGTACGATCAAGAATGTGAGGAAGGTagaaagcaaaaaaattaagaaagacCCAAATGGATGAAATCAACAAAACAAGATAAAATTGATTTATGTAAATAAGGGAAATAGATGAGTAGAGAAAGAACcagaaaaaaaatagaaaaatcaataaggtgtaaaaaatttaaaaaaaagaaatatggacgGATACTTCTACTCCATGATACACaagaaacagaaagaaaaaaatagaacGAAAGTAGAGAAGAGCAAGAAACgggagaagaagaagagaaagaagaaataaaatacccAATTAAGGAACAAGTGACAAAAGAAATATAAAGCACAAAAAATATCAAAGCGCCAGGAACAGACAGTTTTGTATACGATTTGATAAAAGATGGACGAGAAAAAGTAAACAAGGAGGTATACTGACTAATAAAACAAGTATGAATACAAAACAGAATACCTAAAGAATACAACACATGAATCATTACAGCTATTTACaagaaaatgtacaaaaattatgTGAAAATTAAAAACTATGTAAAAAATACTAAAAGACTATCAAAATGGATTTAGACTACTAAGATCGATGATAAATACTATACACACTTAACTTTGGGAATAAAACAGAGAAACCCATGTAGTATTAATTGACTTGACTTTAAAAGTTCAACACAATAAAGAGAGACAAGGTGATAAGAGCATTGAAGGACTACAGATGCCAAAGAAAGTAAGGGAACTGACAGAAATTACACTAAAAGAAACAAATGCAATGTTGAAGTTTCGTGTGAAGAAATACGATTATATGTGACAAATAAGATGAGAATAAATTAGGAGGAAATGTGGAATAATAATACAAAAGTCCATGGATCAAAAACAGCAAAACAGAAAGGAATCAACATATGGGAAGAATAGCAGGTAATAGATCTATGAAAATAGAAAAATGGAACAGCAAATTTTATTGTAACATACAAAATTTAATagataaaatatgaaaaaaatgacaaaaatgagTGACATTACAAAATCAATGAAACTAAAATGAAAATTTGATGAGAGGAAAACGTAAAATTGTCTTTCCATCTCGTCTGACTTCCTTATATTTTCCTTTTGTCGTTCATCTTTTAGCATGTTTCTTAACATGTTGGAAGATGAGCGACAAAAGCACTGAAATAATGATAAGTGAAGATGGTAAATGTGCGAAACCGTATGGCCAAAAATAAATAGATACGgcttaataaaatatattctcaAGAAATGTTCGGCaacaaattaaaagtaaataaaaaacataaatcaaaCTTTATGAGTACTATTAAATTGTAAGTATAAAATAGATATGTATTGTAGAAAAGTAATTAAATGTGATCTAAGTGCACAAAATGCAGTAATACAAAATGCAGAcatgttttttgtaatatttacgaAAAATATACGactgcaaaataaaaaaatctaaacaaacaCTATATTCcaagtaaaattaaatatttactgATATAATATTTGAATAATAaagatatttataatttttacatGAGAATTACATTGTctaaaaattaaagcaaacatttttttaatcaaaaagaTATTAGTTCAGTCTTATTATTATatgtttacattttattttaacaaaaacataaTTTCTGTGATAAATAATATAGATGTAAAGTGTTACAAGCCATCGCGATCAAGTTCAGAATAGCTATCGTCATGTGGACTTTTCTGAACTTTTTGTGGATCTTCATATAATGAGGACAATCTTTCAAGGCTCCTAATTCATATTTTCCAACCTCCAGCCCAACTCCAGCTTCTTTTTCCATGCCAATTTTGATTCTTAATAAACCCAGAAGAGGGGAAGTTAAGTATAATCCTACAGTCAGCTCTACAAGCAAACACAGTGTAATGGATGCAGCTTGAATTAAAACCTCCCAAGATTTCATTATTGTGCCATTATTGAACTTTATAAATGCCACGAATGTGATGAAGCTAAGTATGGAATTGAAGTAAAAGTATTTCGGGAATAATACTTGCTGAACACTTCCAAAAGTATGTCTGGACAAAGAGAAGAACAAAGCTAAGCCAGAGATGAACGTCATCCAGATCTGGGCACCAAAATGTGCACTGAAAGTCCCCAGATAAACTAAATTCCATATTGGAGATGTTTCCGGATGAGCTTTTTCCGACATCATCATATAAGCTGCTATAATCACAAATAGGGTTGTTATTAAATGAGCTGGCTGAGTTTTGTATAATAGAATTTTGTAAAAGTAAGATTGTATAAACATTTGCTTTATCTTCTTGAAAAACTGGAATAAATCTTGAATATATTTTGTCGAAATACTCAGTATATCTTGATCGTATCCACCACTATCTTTATTTAAAGTGTCGTCTGGTTCAACACCCTTACGTATATCTTGATCATCCACATCAGCATTTTTATTTGAAGTGTCAACTGATTTAGCAACTTCGATCTCAAATCGGAAACTATCAAATCTTGATTCAAACTCTTCAAAACTTTCGTTTGACACATCACTTTCACTATATACTTTtcttatacacattttaaattatcaatagaacaatTCCGAGTAATGGCTAGAACGACACAAAATTTAACTGTGAAGTTAAAGGGATAGACCGCAACTAAAATGCCAGACGTGACCAAAGTGACGTCGACTTTTGATGAAGCATATGACTTAAGGGAGAGGGAATGATTAAACTTATCGATTTCTGTAACAAGCTAACGACTTGAGTATAATAAATCCGGATGACTCAATTAAGTATTATGAATACTAgttaaattgcataatagatgTCTATATTTGAAAACCGTAAAAGTCTAAAATTACTTCCAAGATTTATAACAAAACTATTAAACTTAATATGTACCTACTTTCTTACGTTTTGAATAATGGAGTTTATTTTTTGCACCTACCGAGTATGCCCtgactgtcaaaatattttttttcacttttcaaTCTAATTCAGGCGGAACATTTAGCTGATTTAGCTCTTTATCAAAGTAGGTTCTTGTGATTCTATGAATTTCTTTTATACCAAGGGTACACAAAAGATGTATAGGCAATAACAGCCTCTACTTTTcgatttattttaaaagttttatgctGTTATGAACATTTGGATGATATGTTGGCACCTTGTCATACTCAGCATTTTAAATGTTGATGTATTAGATAGTATTAGCATGGAGTTTACATTTGCTGTTGCGGTTTTGAAATCTGTCTGTTCTGTGTGCTGATACTTTAGTCTGATATCAATCTAATCGGAGAGTTAATCATCTTGTTagtatctttattattaatttgtacACATGGAAGAAAAAACTGATCGGAGGGTAGTTTTAACATCTATAGGGCAGTCTCTCGTATGCAAGATTACCATGATGGAATTAATGCTTTAATACTTTCAATCACAATGAAATTTTCTTTTGGTTTCTGTTGTTTTTCGTTTCTCTTAGGTAGTACCGTTTCAATTTCTGATTATCTAATTTCCGGTATGTCTTCTTAACTTTGATTACAAACATGGAATATTTAGGTTGATTGATATTGTAGCATGTTTAAATAAAACGACCGGttctaatttataaatttatttctaAGCTTGCAGTACGGTAATAtattatcaactaaactcactcaATAAAAACGCCGCTTTTATATAACGAATACATTATTCTGGAATTATCTGGAGTAGTCCACCTTTATTCTCGCTTGTATGAACGCCGATTCTTCGTACATCGGTCGATACATCTAAAACCTTCGGTTATGTGTCATCATTGCCCTGAGATGCAACAGTTCAATGGGGTACGTCGAAATTAGCTTGtccgttacactgctcccctttTAGATCTGAGGGTCTCGATCAGTAACTTGATATGTAGGCCCAAGATGTCGAAATCTACAGGACTTTTCAGCTTTACATAAACTCCTCAAGAaaaaataacagtctactgtctttgaaggGCATGACCtcttcgggttaatgcaacacacagtaactcGTACGCCAGTTTCTTGGAacatcacttcaagcatgcttctcaCCATCTTTCAATCCATATTTCCTACTACATCttactaatttattaaaattaaattataatgtGAATTTTTCTTGGGGCCCCATCCAATGAATTTGCTATGGGACTCAGATGGTATGGTTATGCCACTGTTTTTATGCTCGTAAAATATATTCGTTATTATGAAATTGAACATCTGATGATAATCTAACATTCTTAGTCCATTATTGTTCCTTGTTTTTTTCAACATGTTTTTTTATAGGTATGCTCCTAAAACTGTTTTAGATATTTCGTTTCTTTTGCCTATTCATTACTATTAAAATCGGCTAGTTCATAAAGCTTGCGTCAATTTCATCGAGTATTTTCATCAAATTTTTCCAGCCTTTTATTTTCATTAGGACCATTAACAACTATGAGTGTCTATTAAGTTTTACTACCTCACAGAATAACCGATGATATTCTCTGTATCTTAATATTATTAACTTTATATTAATGTGTCCATCGTCCAGCTCTAATAGTTAATTTCTGTACTTGTACacgttttttgtttgttttacacGTTCCAAATTATACCCTACCCCTCGAATATTCGAGTGTAAAATACCTAcctactccgcaaaatatttcgATTTATAAACGATCAAGGacagtggcgcaaaagatttaatttcgaattataccaactctttaatgaaccagatgtcgtaatgttcattaaaacacagTGACTTAGTTGGGCCAggcacataatacgaatgcctgacaacatgatcgctaaaaagctaacgacaggaacacctataggaagaagaagaagcagaggccgaccgcgaattagatGGTTAAATGAAGTTGACGCCGACTTAGGGGAGTTAAAAATCAGACGATGACAACaggttgccagaaaccgaacagaatggcgactaatcttacagcaggccaggatccacaaaTATGATGAtgatccacttattgtacgcaagagagatacctttaggaataatcaaaatgattgaaagtaaaagtagaagaagaactaactgaccttattgaagctggcaatgggataagacagggagattccctgagtcgtCTATTGTTCAACTtcattatggatgaaataataaaaaagtaagaacaacaaagtgaagacgatttacaacatatgcttctccaatttaatataaccaccagaaaattccacatgttaatttccccaaaaaagacaaaatgcatggttacaacagcaaatttactaagatgtaaattggagctggaaggtcagataatagaacaagtgatggagtttaaatatctaggcattacattatctagctacggaaagctcaaaacagaagtggaaaattaagtgaatagagcaaacagagctgcaggttacctgaatgaaacaatattcttcttcctctttttatatatagacatgactctctgtttttcaatgtgcctccagtaagttgtcgttccatcgttctcgtggtcttcctactgatcgttttcctattgGGAAAGcctctcttgccgtctttactactctatttgttgtcattcggcttatatgatcgttccattctactcttctatttcttacccagttcttgatgttctccaccttgcatctatgtcgtatatctgtacttctagctctgtcccatagtgtcttaccatcaatttttctaagtgttttcatctctgctgtttctaatatcctttttgtcctctctgtgtcaggtcttctctctaccgcgtatgtcattattggtcagatgactgttttgtaaattctgcctttcgtttttttcccgttatttttatttctccatattgttccaTTTAGGCAGCCTTTGGCTCTGAAACAATACtgagaaataaaaagagaaagaaatcaaaggcagaatttacaaaactgcCATCAGATAAATATTGACATACGCGgaagaaacaagacctgacacagagaggacaaaaaggatgttagaaagagcagagatgaaaacacttaaatgCAAGTTGGAGAACATCAGGGATAAGAAATAGAATAGTGgaatagaacgatcatataagccgaatgacaacaaatagagtagtaaaaacggcaagagacggttttccaataggaagacgatcagtagggaGACCACGAAAATTACTATTTTTCTATACTATTTTCTCTATTTTCTCCATACAAAGTTTTGCTCCTTTTTTCTTTTGTTATCTCAGCTCCATTCAGTGTCATCAATTATTAGCTGTTCGAATCCAAATTTCCACAATTTTCCGCATTTCGTTGGCACTATTTCATATTTTTCGTATCTCTCTCTTCTACGTACCTATTCtcattaaaacaaatatttgataCGTAATTAgttattacatattttaacaaaataatttcTGGGTATCAGTAATAAGGAAGTCACATTTTTTGCACGGTGcgcaccctatatattttttgtttttgtattattcGGTTTGATTGTAAATGGCAACGTTCAAAGtaattattagatatttaattTATTCTTACATCATAATGACCACGTCTCATTCGAATGATGTGTAAACACCATGTTTTACTAATTTCAATTtggaacaataaaaaataatatatatatatatatatatatatatatatatatatatatatatatatatatatatatatatatgtacgaaatacaagaaattatttttatatacgtTTAAGCGACATCAACCAAAACAGAAGCTCATAAAAACCTATTCAATGAACTTGAAAATAAGGCGATATAAAACCTTGACATTTGAATAAAAAGATGTAAAAGTACGTTGTGTTGGTAAAAATACTTTGATAGGTTATTAAACGAGAGTTTGATAGAGAATAAGTAGTTTGGATATATGCAAGGCATACATCCAAGGCATatatcgttttgattattcctaaaggtatctctcttgtgtaCAATAACGTCCTTTAACGTATAACgtataacgtcctttaatttgacccggtcaaatgccttcttaaggttcacAAAACATgaatatgccggtttgttgtattcttatGATTTGTCTTGCACTTGCctgattataaatatagcgtcggtgcatgatcttcccggtctaaaaccttgttgttcttctgatagtgttaatttcatatatttgttataatgttggttgttaattttagtgttgtgtttaataaattaatttctctgtaattttcagGGTCCGATTCGTCTCCCtgtttgaagagaggtattaggatgcttgatctccatttcttggattagttttagtagtaaTTTAGTCAGATCTGAtactccgtactttaggagttcgttcggtattctgtcctctcctggtgattttcttttttttttaatttccttaatactTACTTTACCACTTCTTTCTCAATATTTTCTTTCTCGATATTCTTCGTTTGGcttcacctctggtgttggtggttcattatcgtcttcttcttcttgtagttccttctcctgtcggaggttggctatcatcacggCTATCCTtaaccttattggcggctgctctaaaaagatctactgagctgcaactataccactctcttaggtttctcagtcaggaaattcttcgtcttcctatggatcttctacccttgattttaccttgcattatgagccttaatatctcatatttcgcatcTCTGGCAATGTGGAATAAaaattccagctttcttgttttgatgtgctttatgacctcgcaatccttttgtagccttcttaacacttctgcgtttGTAACTATTATTATCATAGTTACaaacatcattatcatcatcatcattatcgtCACATTTACCAAATAggaatcgaaagtagtctgcccatgtttccttctgaatgtgcttcgtttttattagttcgttcatctcttttctttatcctttgatcattctccatatttctttgtgtgtgccgtagaagtcgtgttccatctgttttgagaagctctgccagtgtttcctttttatttgtctaagtCTAACTACAGTATTCGTTCCATTTCTGAtttgtttatagtggttgtatgcctgctgtgtttgttgtgttctgtattgtaaaaaaaccttcttcttttcttcacattttgtcttcacttcctctttaAACCAcggggttttcttttttgatatgttagtgtttgttactttcctctctccaagtgattctgttgctgcgttaattatgttattttttgagtttttcccagctttcctcgatgttattgttttctaatatttcattcacAATAATCTTCATGATGAATTCATGATGAATCGctcaatattatcatcttccctctgacttaATCTACTACTTGTTGCAAATTCATTTCCCTTGTTGTTTGAATCATATTATTTTCTGGGTtatatactccgatgatgttcaggtctttcTTCTCGATTCTTATCTTTAGGGTATGGGTATGGTTTGGAACGTATAAAACAAAAAAACGTATACTGGAGCTAAGAGGAAGAGAAATTAACTATTAGAGCTAGACGATCTCTACGTCACATTAATATACAGTAAATAATAAGGGGGAAACTAAACTAGGCGATTTTAATAGCAATGAATAGGCAAAAAAGCGAAATATCTACAACAGTTTTAGGAGCAtataatgaaaaacaaaaaaaaaacaagtaacaATAATGGACTAAGAATGTTAGATTATCATCAGATGTTCAATCTCATAATAACGAATATATTTTACGAGCGCAAAAACAGTGGCGTAACCATACCATCTGAGTCGCGTATCAAATTCATTAGAAAAATtgtaatattataatttaattttaataaatcactAAGACAGTTCATCATCATATTGGCTTTACAACCACGCGTGGTTCTAGCCtactcaagaatttctctccagtcatgTCTAAGCAtcaccttcctccgccaagcacgtattcctatttcccatatttttcatgtctACCGATGTTATCAACGAAACTTGTTctgagtcttcctcttcttctctaaccaatgggtctgtcaaggagcatttttctagctgggttattttattctatttgcattacatgccctatccacctcagacgtcctatcttaacatatttaacgatatctggttcctggtatattctataaagtttgaagttgtatcgtTTTTTCCACACTTCAtcgtcattcactgctccatagattcgcctcagtacttttctttcgaaacatactgacatctttttattatttttgttagagttcaggtctctgaaccatatgttaggacttaacgtattattgttttgtagatttttaccTTTGCATACACGTTAGCCTGACcatctcaagaaaatgtcaagaaattggatgaaaagtgctaaagatagagcacaatgaacaaaaatgagggaggcctatgtccagcagcaGACGCAAAGGGTTGGGTGATCATTATGATGACCTTTgcatttcttgatataattgaggatttaagGAGATTGAGGCCTAAGACAGTTACCAATAGTAATATTATGTATATTTCAGTTAAATATCTAATTTTTAAGAGCATAGGaattacatatttataataaaataatagtttaatgttaaaaagatatttattaataaaattctttTCTACGAGCTTTCTGCTCCGCAAAAGTATTGAACTATTTTTATAAGTccaatttattaactttatttattattaaatgttctaacacttagtttatatataaagtcttacaataatttatttacactGCCACTATTTACacaattctaatttatatactACATTTCCGCGTTACAATTCTTCAAACTCGATACAACTATTCAGACTAACTGCTTTCAATAAAAagaagctatatatatatatatatatatatatatatatatatatatatatatatatatattttaaatagccGTTATTCCAGAGTTCCCTCGAACCGGATTGTGACCTGTGATGAAAGAAAACAGATTTTTATTGTAGGGGAAACTACTAGAAAAAtacttattaaaaaaacatgtttacagtttagacaggagtcatatttatcgtaacattgcccccctcttaaaagatggttcctcctggaaccttgtcgggactgtaactggaacggtatgctgatatcggcaactggaccctcttttacaacctctagttgtataaaaatgacaagggacggttttctctccgcaccggTAACTTTGCGGATTGcaagactaacacctggacttcggtgtctttaaagatctcctccaccatacttcggataaccctccaatctaattggcggcactctaactttggcatggctaacttttgcacgtcggactctagtacgtgctctctcaattgaagtaaagcttcccatacatctcggtaggtaggttagtcacgggcagtgtcttttgttaccaggtagaaaaggtaacgtgatgcatcttggagtttcaagtcTTTCCTGGGAGccggcacttggcattgaagttctgcaactcgaccgaacttccttcgaaagacgaaTGCCAAcactggtgcgtctttgatactggccgggatgggaagggccagcgagtagtcatcgggaagcgcgagtagatcttgcttttcttcaatggtaacaccatgtcttgctttaccggtacctccataggctctatgaattcctcaaacgtgaggtcagacacatctcggacttggtttacttccacttcttcatctacgtcgtggtcaccttcgaaacacggcagccggttatggtgtactatcatcggctttcccctcggaatcttgcttattcagtagatgacatcgttgatcttctccataatgaggtatggaccttcccaaaactgctacAAATTGGGAGagcaaccttttcgcttcttgggattatggagccatactttgtcgttcttcttaaagcaccccTTTTTGGCTTGCGTATCGTACCGTCTCTTCAtccggtcgctagcgatctgaagatgagaacggaccaactcgtgtacatcatccattcttcttcgtaattcgatcacataatcttcacctgctacatcttctccaggtcgacacccaaactctagatcacaaggtagtcgcatctcgcgtccgaataggactctgcctagtgtctggcctgttgattcgttaacagcagatctgtaagCCATTGTGAAGAACTGAAGATactggtcccagtctcgctgatgatcggacaccatctttgtcaaatacttgccaactgtcctattcatccgttctaccatatcatcggattgcggatgatatgctgtagttcttgttttcttcatgcctagtctatcacatatttcttggaatagatcgctttcgaagttccttccttggttactatggatctccaaaggcactccaaatcggctgatatattctttgatcaacttatctgcaatggtggcggccttctggtctggaagtgcgtaaatctcgacccacttagtgaagtaatccattactaccaacatgtacttgcctccattttcactttctggaaatggcccagcgattcCAAatctattctttcaaacgggcttccaacattatattgtctcatagcacaaatagtacatttcttacaccagtcccttacgtcgtcggaactcttcatccaataaaaccgttcccgaattcgctgaagggtgttctttacaccgaaatgccCTACTGATCGACTGTcttgtaactgacgaagtacttcggatattctgctctttgggatcaccaactgtcttctcttctctgaaccgtcatcattttccagtaatCGTTCGAGCaagctatcttccatgataaatgagtcccgcTGGGCCCAATatgtcttaactactgagcataggtttgatatttcttgccaaggtggtcgacggttttcctctttccattttcaaattttctgtacaactggatctctctcctgttcttcccttatcttagtaggcgtccagtcgtcgttgaccatcgttgttcttagcactgctacttccttggattccgttttgttgcagtgtgaacactctgctgggcatggccttctggaaagagaatcagcgtttctgtggctaactccggcccggtactcaatcttgaaatcgtattcttggagtcgttcgatccatctggctatctgaccctctggatgcTTAAACtacatcaaccacttaagggcggcatggtcggttcggattaaaaacttctttccatagaggtattgatagaagtgctctactgatttcactactgctagaagttctcttctcgtggcgcaataattccgctcaggttttgaaagaacttatcCAAGGACtctttcctgtcctccttgaatctgagatagcactcctccaattcccacattacttgaaTCTATATCTCAGATAAACTCTTCTTCtagcagtggataccctaaaattggtgctgtgattaaatgctttttaaggTCTCAGgtctctgtaagtcgcgttaatggcttagcgatatctgcaaacgtcttaataaacctccggtagtaagtacatagtccaagaaaacttctcacttgatgtttgtcagttggttctgGCAATTCCTTAatagaatcgatttttcccttatccacggccactccttttttactgactatatgacccagataatttacttgaaatagctggcacttcttggggtttaacatcaattagcaagctttaagtcgattaaaaaggttttctaaattcttcagatgatcttcaaatgtctcccccaagacgattatgtcatctagataaaccaggcatgttttccaagataaccccctcaacacattttccataagcctctcaaatgtcgcaggagcattacagagtccaaatggcataccgttgaattgccacaatccagagcCTGTGGTGAAAGCTgacttctctttatctactgggtccatttctacctgtcAGTATttagacttcaaatccaaaggaGAAAACAATtaacttccagccaatgtgtccaatgtgtcatcgatctgaggcagaggataactatctttcttggtaacgttgtttagtaaacggtaatccacacagaacctcgtcgttccgtctttcttcttaaccaggaccaccggacaGACCCaagggctcgtagaaggttc containing:
- the LOC140436182 gene encoding transmembrane protein 205-like — its product is MCIRKVYSESDVSNESFEEFESRFDSFRFEIEVAKSVDTSNKNADVDDQDIRKGVEPDDTLNKDSGGYDQDILSISTKYIQDLFQFFKKIKQMFIQSYFYKILLYKTQPAHLITTLFVIIAAYMMMSEKAHPETSPIWNLVYLGTFSAHFGAQIWMTFISGLALFFSLSRHTFGSVQQVLFPKYFYFNSILSFITFVAFIKFNNGTIMKSWEVLIQAASITLCLLVELTVGLYLTSPLLGLLRIKIGMEKEAGVGLEVGKYELGALKDCPHYMKIHKKFRKVHMTIAILNLIAMACNTLHLYYLSQKLCFC